In Leptodesmis sichuanensis A121, the following are encoded in one genomic region:
- a CDS encoding ArsJ-associated glyceraldehyde-3-phosphate dehydrogenase, producing the protein MAVRVGINGFGRIGRLDLRAAWGWPEFEFVHINEVKGGTAAAAHLLKFDSVHGRWAPEVTAGEDRIYIDGQPLTFSEYAKPGDVPWDDLGVDLVLECSGKFRTPETLDPYYKRGVRKVIVAAPVKEGALNVVMGVNDDLYDPAEHHLLTAASCTTNCLAPVVKVIHESIGIKHGVVTTIHDNTNTQTLVDAPHKDLRRARASALSLIPTSTGSATAIGLIYPELNGKLNGLAVRVPLLNASLTDCVFEVMRPTTVAEVNQLLKQASEQPPLQGILGYEERPLVSIDYLNDPRSSIVDALSTMVVDETQVKIYAWYDNEWGYSNRMVELAKKVALSLS; encoded by the coding sequence ATGGCTGTACGGGTTGGAATCAATGGATTTGGTCGGATTGGACGGTTAGACTTGCGAGCCGCCTGGGGGTGGCCAGAGTTCGAGTTTGTTCATATCAATGAAGTGAAGGGAGGAACTGCAGCAGCGGCTCACCTGTTGAAGTTTGATTCTGTGCACGGACGGTGGGCACCGGAGGTGACTGCGGGAGAAGACCGCATTTACATTGATGGTCAGCCGCTGACCTTCTCGGAATATGCCAAACCCGGTGATGTCCCCTGGGATGATCTGGGGGTGGATCTGGTGCTGGAATGTTCCGGTAAATTTCGGACACCGGAAACGCTTGACCCCTACTACAAACGGGGGGTGCGTAAAGTGATTGTGGCGGCTCCAGTGAAGGAGGGCGCGTTGAATGTGGTGATGGGGGTGAATGATGATCTGTATGATCCTGCTGAACATCACCTGCTGACAGCCGCTTCCTGCACCACCAATTGCCTCGCCCCTGTGGTCAAGGTGATTCATGAAAGTATTGGCATCAAGCATGGAGTGGTGACCACGATTCATGACAATACCAATACCCAAACCCTGGTGGATGCTCCCCACAAAGACCTGCGACGGGCGCGGGCTTCGGCACTGTCGTTAATTCCTACGAGTACGGGTTCAGCCACGGCGATCGGACTCATCTATCCAGAACTCAATGGCAAACTCAACGGTCTGGCGGTGCGGGTTCCTCTGCTCAATGCCTCTCTCACTGATTGTGTGTTTGAGGTCATGCGTCCAACTACGGTGGCAGAGGTGAATCAATTGTTGAAACAAGCCTCAGAGCAGCCGCCACTGCAAGGCATTTTGGGCTATGAGGAGCGCCCATTGGTGTCGATCGATTACCTGAATGATCCGCGTTCTTCCATTGTGGATGCCCTATCAACCATGGTCGTAGATGAGACCCAGGTCAAGATCTATGCCTGGTATGACAACGAGTGGGGGTATTCCAACCGTATGGTGGAACTGGCCAAGAAAGTTGCACTCAGCCTGAGTTAA